One part of the Solidesulfovibrio sp. genome encodes these proteins:
- a CDS encoding tetratricopeptide repeat protein, translating into MILRLLLLVALVLATPTVLSAADASVVTLLRQSQQAAARGQVEQAMDMVDRALTQDPAYPPLWRQKATLQVRAKDYAGALATLAVALRVEPQNVENNVLELSALLRLDEQPGGKGRQALDRYVAGISEDMAAALIEDLLARPKAEPDLARFLSAWKPASADARLVAKLAAGYAAGDPAALRELAATPVPAGRKGTIAALQFYAGKEALGAMQLGLAHDLLEKAMANGYDPVAVTGELGWVHYNQGEPTAAADLWETQWRNAPDVGLWASWIADARLVSKDYAKAAEFLERCLQFSPNNPLYQGQYLLALRASHQDQAAGAFEERLRAEPGQDGLHFGLAMIAKLAGDYALAAEEMGQIQNRKPFREQYIELADAMVGQIGAKGDPEPIIAAVRGLIDGTDFQAVVLRDVGWKLWAAKRPDAAVSFWKESLADGLTAGDPLLSRIIPLLIETNRFAEAMALLHRYAPEVTPLGLAWTLAVANRWDLVGKVLEKGPAGPYPDLLSAMAGLQSGQAQLALDKLRALAALPAGGLGQAPFSGFNADGKLVRGVLTPAIAGEVYQRISRTLVDYQLVAGFAFLTPPAWATGVAQKAMAPIWAGAGKVLWNTGKLDEAAAFLQRALQADPGQGQALLYLALVKKRQGQAEEAQRLLDAALAKASPLDKAFALGEFALLDGDAAAALPHFQAALGLSPNDPTLRLRVINLLVKANRYDAAGQADAWFEAQVAINDKTIMSAAAAARLDLGDPKGAEALYRAMLAENPRSVDYLSGLGLALNRQSRYAESVAALTTPYAATGSPLLGGIVCEALLALGEYREAIRQAEIGLAQVPGDQELLRQAAEAAEFARDPATCEGYARRYLEKDPASVTIQNMYGQALLDQEKYDEAMAHYKGLLERNPTYLPALRGIFNIHQYTGNAPKAYEAAQTLMTVASDNATLRLQYAIAAAADHDYRPAYPTLEKIRNFGPGSPVLCLYYADVRQAELPGKLRLSQMAEHLRAVAAAGGTFLSPAEVAARPAGEEALTQRNTDLRPAVLVMVDRTAAPVLEKIDALLSEVGGKAVLIVGGESLVPGTPYLPDAALVKRLAGNGRWTLALTDHNPPKDDAAGAGSANLWNSLGAAEGATGEATPAARLQARLRALDPDGTILGDARPIFFYPGGDGPTDVLAASQAGREAYEKVVADTFPMAFELTPEGYWTPVSDPRSIAAKSVSPGLDAAGLTRLLEQANPMRQVSLELAKVYSWQEQLGQAENYFKEAKELGLNPADLTYHHAVNAYYLHDDPVAVARAEKAVEAAPDAPRTHVQLERAKLRTRPKVEASLDTWWDSDNRHYWWWGFGGEVHVLDSLVVFAKAGRVEWSIDSYQRQGKMQKAFANTLENGYLSADDVYSVLHSRRTQYLDGEDLVVGARWFFYPEFWLEAQGQLTNTDGGPSTWLNGMVTVHGPLAPKGLPVDGTWDLQAAHERIDTVEAITDQIMANRVSLFTHNRLFNYYDLFLNIHGISRTDGNNTGSVDGRLLARLFEFPLVSLGYAFQFANSDRSPPQYWAPMSLVTHLAYGTFGYSPTRWFNVNGSLGYGPSRDRTNDWRNIWRANLGMDITMRERLKLSLKYAYFSTPTYTLSEAWAGISYTF; encoded by the coding sequence GCGAGGACATGGCCGCCGCCCTGATCGAGGACCTGCTGGCCAGACCCAAGGCCGAGCCCGACCTGGCCCGGTTCCTGTCCGCCTGGAAGCCGGCCTCGGCCGACGCCAGGCTGGTGGCCAAGCTGGCCGCCGGCTACGCCGCCGGCGACCCGGCCGCCCTGCGCGAACTGGCCGCCACCCCCGTGCCCGCCGGCCGCAAGGGCACCATCGCCGCCCTCCAGTTCTACGCCGGCAAGGAGGCCCTGGGGGCCATGCAACTGGGCCTGGCCCACGACCTGCTGGAAAAGGCCATGGCCAACGGCTACGACCCCGTGGCCGTGACCGGCGAACTGGGCTGGGTGCACTACAACCAGGGCGAGCCGACCGCCGCCGCCGACCTGTGGGAAACGCAGTGGCGCAACGCCCCGGACGTGGGCTTGTGGGCCAGTTGGATCGCCGACGCCCGGCTCGTCTCCAAGGACTACGCCAAGGCGGCCGAATTCCTGGAGCGCTGCCTCCAGTTCTCTCCCAACAACCCCCTCTACCAGGGCCAGTACCTGCTGGCGCTGCGGGCCAGCCACCAGGACCAGGCCGCGGGCGCCTTCGAGGAACGGTTGCGGGCCGAACCCGGCCAGGACGGCCTGCACTTCGGCCTTGCCATGATCGCCAAGCTGGCCGGCGACTACGCCCTGGCCGCCGAGGAAATGGGCCAGATCCAAAACCGCAAGCCGTTTCGCGAACAGTACATCGAACTGGCCGACGCCATGGTCGGCCAGATCGGGGCCAAGGGCGACCCGGAGCCGATCATCGCCGCCGTGCGGGGGCTCATCGACGGCACGGACTTCCAGGCCGTGGTCCTTCGCGACGTGGGCTGGAAGCTGTGGGCGGCCAAGCGGCCCGACGCGGCCGTTTCGTTCTGGAAGGAGTCCCTGGCCGACGGCCTCACGGCCGGCGACCCCCTGCTTTCCCGGATCATCCCGCTTTTGATCGAAACGAACCGGTTCGCCGAGGCCATGGCCCTGCTGCACCGTTACGCGCCCGAGGTCACCCCCCTGGGCCTGGCCTGGACCCTGGCCGTGGCCAACCGCTGGGACCTGGTGGGCAAGGTGCTGGAAAAGGGGCCGGCCGGCCCCTACCCCGATCTGCTCTCGGCCATGGCCGGGCTGCAAAGCGGCCAGGCCCAGCTCGCCCTGGACAAGCTGCGCGCCCTGGCCGCCCTGCCGGCCGGGGGGCTTGGCCAGGCGCCTTTTTCCGGCTTCAACGCCGACGGCAAGCTGGTGCGCGGCGTGCTGACCCCGGCCATTGCCGGCGAGGTCTACCAGCGCATCAGTCGCACCCTCGTCGACTACCAGCTCGTGGCCGGCTTTGCCTTTCTCACCCCGCCGGCCTGGGCCACCGGCGTCGCGCAAAAGGCCATGGCCCCGATCTGGGCCGGGGCGGGCAAGGTGCTGTGGAACACGGGCAAGCTCGACGAGGCCGCCGCCTTCCTGCAACGGGCCTTGCAGGCCGATCCCGGCCAGGGGCAGGCCCTGCTCTACCTGGCGCTGGTCAAAAAACGCCAGGGCCAGGCCGAGGAGGCCCAGCGGCTGCTGGACGCCGCCCTGGCCAAGGCCTCGCCCCTGGACAAGGCCTTCGCCCTGGGCGAATTCGCCCTGCTTGACGGCGACGCCGCCGCCGCCCTGCCCCATTTCCAGGCCGCCCTGGGCCTTTCCCCCAACGATCCCACCCTGCGGCTTCGCGTGATCAACCTGCTGGTCAAGGCCAACCGCTACGACGCCGCCGGCCAGGCCGACGCCTGGTTCGAGGCCCAGGTGGCCATAAACGACAAGACCATCATGAGCGCCGCCGCCGCCGCCCGCCTCGACCTCGGCGACCCCAAGGGGGCCGAGGCCCTGTACCGGGCCATGCTGGCCGAAAATCCGCGCTCCGTGGACTACCTGTCCGGCCTTGGGCTGGCGCTCAACCGCCAGAGCCGCTACGCCGAGTCCGTGGCCGCCCTGACCACGCCCTACGCCGCCACGGGTTCGCCGCTTTTGGGCGGCATCGTCTGCGAGGCCCTGCTGGCTCTCGGCGAATACCGCGAGGCCATCCGCCAGGCCGAAATCGGGCTGGCGCAGGTGCCAGGCGACCAGGAACTGCTGCGCCAGGCGGCCGAGGCGGCCGAATTCGCCCGGGACCCGGCCACGTGCGAGGGCTATGCCCGGCGCTACCTGGAAAAGGACCCGGCCTCGGTCACCATCCAGAACATGTACGGCCAGGCCTTGCTCGACCAGGAGAAATACGACGAGGCCATGGCCCACTACAAAGGCCTGCTGGAGCGCAACCCGACCTATCTGCCGGCGCTTCGCGGCATCTTCAACATCCACCAGTACACCGGCAACGCGCCCAAGGCCTACGAGGCGGCCCAGACGCTCATGACCGTGGCCTCGGACAACGCCACCCTGCGCCTGCAATACGCCATCGCCGCCGCGGCCGACCACGACTACCGGCCGGCCTACCCGACCCTGGAAAAAATCCGCAATTTCGGGCCGGGCAGCCCCGTGCTGTGCCTGTATTACGCCGACGTGCGCCAGGCCGAACTGCCCGGCAAGTTGCGCCTGTCCCAGATGGCCGAGCATCTGCGGGCCGTGGCCGCGGCCGGCGGCACGTTTTTAAGTCCCGCCGAGGTGGCCGCCCGGCCGGCCGGCGAAGAGGCCCTTACGCAGCGCAACACCGACCTGCGCCCGGCCGTGCTCGTCATGGTCGATCGCACCGCCGCCCCGGTGCTGGAAAAAATCGACGCCCTGCTCTCCGAGGTCGGCGGCAAGGCCGTGCTGATCGTGGGCGGCGAATCCCTGGTCCCGGGCACGCCCTACCTGCCCGACGCCGCCCTGGTGAAGCGCCTGGCCGGCAACGGCCGCTGGACCCTGGCCCTGACCGACCACAATCCGCCCAAGGACGACGCCGCGGGCGCCGGCTCGGCCAACCTCTGGAACAGCCTCGGCGCGGCCGAGGGCGCGACGGGCGAGGCCACCCCGGCCGCCCGGCTGCAGGCCCGGCTGCGCGCCCTGGACCCGGACGGGACCATCCTCGGCGACGCCCGGCCGATCTTTTTCTACCCCGGCGGCGACGGCCCAACCGACGTGCTGGCCGCCAGCCAGGCGGGCCGCGAGGCCTACGAAAAGGTCGTGGCCGACACCTTCCCCATGGCCTTCGAGCTCACGCCCGAGGGCTACTGGACGCCGGTGTCCGACCCCCGGTCCATCGCGGCCAAGTCCGTGTCCCCGGGCCTGGACGCGGCCGGCCTGACCCGGCTGCTCGAGCAGGCCAACCCCATGCGCCAGGTGTCCCTGGAACTGGCCAAGGTCTATTCCTGGCAGGAACAACTCGGCCAGGCCGAGAACTATTTCAAGGAAGCCAAGGAACTCGGGCTCAACCCGGCCGACCTGACCTACCACCATGCCGTCAACGCCTACTACCTGCACGACGACCCCGTGGCCGTGGCTCGGGCCGAAAAGGCCGTGGAAGCGGCTCCGGACGCCCCGCGCACCCATGTCCAACTGGAGCGGGCCAAGCTGCGCACCCGGCCCAAGGTCGAGGCCAGCCTGGACACCTGGTGGGACAGCGACAACCGTCACTACTGGTGGTGGGGTTTCGGCGGCGAGGTCCACGTCCTGGACAGCCTGGTGGTCTTCGCCAAGGCCGGCCGGGTCGAATGGTCCATCGACAGCTACCAGCGCCAGGGCAAGATGCAAAAGGCCTTCGCCAACACCCTGGAAAACGGTTATCTCTCCGCCGACGACGTCTACAGCGTGCTCCATTCCCGGCGCACCCAGTACCTGGACGGCGAGGACCTGGTGGTCGGGGCGCGCTGGTTCTTCTATCCGGAATTCTGGCTGGAGGCCCAAGGGCAGCTCACCAACACCGACGGCGGCCCCTCGACCTGGCTCAATGGCATGGTCACGGTGCACGGGCCGCTGGCGCCCAAGGGCCTGCCCGTCGACGGCACCTGGGACCTGCAGGCCGCCCACGAACGCATCGACACCGTGGAGGCCATCACCGACCAGATCATGGCCAACCGCGTCAGCCTTTTCACCCACAACCGGCTGTTTAACTACTACGACCTGTTCCTCAACATCCACGGCATCTCGCGCACCGACGGCAACAACACCGGCTCGGTCGACGGCCGGCTGCTGGCCCGGCTGTTCGAGTTCCCGCTGGTGTCGCTCGGCTACGCCTTCCAGTTCGCCAACAGCGACCGCAGCCCGCCCCAGTATTGGGCGCCCATGAGCCTGGTCACCCACCTGGCCTACGGCACCTTCGGCTACTCCCCCACCCGCTGGTTCAACGTCAACGGCAGCCTCGGCTACGGCCCCTCCCGCGACCGCACCAATGACTGGCGCAACATCTGGCGGGCCAACCTGGGCATGGACATCACCATGCGGGAACGGCTAAAGTTGTCGCTCAAGTATGCGTACTTCAGCACCCCCACCTATACCCTAAGCGAAGCATGGGCCGGCATAAGTTACACATTCTAG
- a CDS encoding glycosyl hydrolase, producing MRAARRGPPLAAALLCAALFLALGPGPARGQARGAAPDGPITAWIADWDLARGLAEWRAHPGLFDSVRVFSANFDSRDQPALTPEWAKILGSDVSGVFGPAKVYLTVVNDVATPTGKGNILKDPALVSRLVATPASRAGHVEALVALAKRHKFPGLEIDYENVAAADWPNFLTFVEALFRRSQAEGLALSVLLQPQRRYLASPLPKGPGYVLMGYNLFGFHSGPGPKATPEFLADQAAALRAIGALEATSLALATGGFDWTGPKAARQLTETEAQTLLAQKNVRPTRSPADGYLVSRYSDDKGQNHDVWYADGETLATLWRAGRAAGFTRLAVWRLGGNTPSLFSWLATLGH from the coding sequence ATGCGGGCCGCCCGCCGGGGCCCCCCCCTGGCGGCGGCCCTTTTGTGCGCGGCGCTTTTCCTGGCCCTTGGCCCCGGCCCGGCCCGGGGCCAAGCCCGGGGAGCCGCCCCGGACGGCCCGATCACGGCCTGGATCGCCGACTGGGACCTGGCCCGGGGCCTGGCCGAATGGCGCGCCCACCCGGGGCTTTTCGATTCCGTGCGCGTTTTTTCCGCCAATTTCGACAGCCGCGACCAGCCGGCCCTGACCCCGGAATGGGCTAAAATCCTCGGCAGCGACGTTTCCGGCGTCTTCGGCCCGGCCAAGGTCTACCTGACCGTGGTCAACGACGTGGCCACGCCCACGGGCAAGGGCAACATCCTCAAGGACCCGGCCCTGGTTTCGCGGCTGGTCGCCACGCCCGCCTCCCGGGCCGGCCACGTGGAGGCGCTGGTCGCCCTGGCCAAGCGCCACAAGTTCCCGGGCCTGGAAATCGACTACGAAAACGTGGCCGCCGCCGACTGGCCCAATTTCCTCACTTTCGTCGAGGCCCTTTTCCGCCGCAGCCAGGCCGAGGGCTTGGCCCTGTCCGTGCTGCTCCAGCCCCAGCGGCGCTACCTCGCCTCGCCCCTGCCCAAGGGGCCGGGCTACGTGCTCATGGGCTACAACCTGTTCGGCTTCCATTCCGGCCCCGGCCCCAAGGCCACGCCGGAATTTTTGGCCGACCAGGCCGCCGCCCTGCGCGCCATCGGCGCCCTGGAGGCCACCAGCCTGGCCCTGGCCACGGGCGGCTTCGACTGGACCGGCCCCAAGGCGGCCAGGCAACTGACCGAAACCGAGGCCCAAACGCTTTTGGCCCAAAAAAACGTCCGCCCGACGCGCTCGCCGGCGGACGGCTACCTCGTTTCCCGCTACAGCGACGACAAGGGGCAAAACCACGACGTCTGGTACGCCGACGGCGAGACCCTGGCCACGCTGTGGCGGGCCGGCCGGGCGGCGGGATTCACCCGCCTGGCCGTGTGGCGCCTGGGCGGCAACACGCCGTCGCTGTTCTCCTGGCTGGCAACCCTCGGGCATTAA
- a CDS encoding polysaccharide deacetylase family protein: protein MQSFFAALRRGLALCCLGPVFFSALALAQGLTPATRGVPLPGPGPKAYVAIVIDDLPNLELWSRLATDCDSHGMKATLALNTLKATPEEYAILAGHIAKGHEVANHTRDHVAVAPGPVIRLRFFHPSAKSAYAAVDAAAGKLRLVVDDAAKPLAEFDLSETGRTPTIKQLVDALNDTRGVTAELGDPYYGNIQSRFLAGKDKVDIFFKNGLVPLFVDTAQSARYEMAGALDDMKTGLPRYAVTSMVYPFLVSDPVSRGIANELGMSCGRVGTAGFAALGAPGGYDLYQIYAGKPRDLFGTDTASPEFRAKVEAFLKKIKEIGGVLSLYSHGPDEFTNEQWQALLPMLAKDKDVAYVTLRDLAAAVKKLATPRDGRYYLPQAK from the coding sequence GTGCAGTCGTTTTTCGCCGCCTTGCGCCGCGGCCTGGCGCTTTGCTGTCTGGGGCCGGTGTTTTTTTCCGCTCTCGCCCTGGCCCAGGGCCTGACCCCGGCCACGAGGGGCGTGCCCCTGCCCGGCCCCGGCCCCAAGGCCTACGTGGCCATCGTCATCGACGACCTGCCCAACCTGGAGCTGTGGTCGCGCCTGGCCACGGACTGCGACAGCCACGGCATGAAGGCGACGCTGGCCCTCAACACGCTCAAGGCCACGCCCGAGGAGTACGCCATCCTGGCCGGGCACATCGCCAAGGGCCACGAAGTGGCCAACCACACCCGCGACCACGTGGCCGTGGCCCCGGGCCCGGTCATCCGGCTGCGCTTTTTCCATCCCTCGGCCAAGTCGGCCTATGCCGCGGTGGATGCCGCCGCCGGCAAGCTGCGCCTGGTCGTGGACGACGCGGCCAAGCCCCTGGCCGAGTTCGACCTGTCCGAAACCGGGCGCACCCCGACCATCAAGCAGCTCGTGGACGCCTTAAACGACACGCGCGGCGTGACCGCCGAGCTCGGCGACCCCTACTACGGCAACATCCAGTCGCGCTTTCTGGCCGGCAAGGACAAGGTGGACATCTTTTTCAAAAACGGCCTGGTGCCCCTGTTCGTGGACACGGCCCAAAGCGCCCGCTACGAGATGGCCGGCGCGTTGGACGACATGAAAACCGGCCTGCCCCGGTACGCGGTCACCTCCATGGTCTACCCGTTCCTGGTCAGCGACCCGGTGTCCCGGGGGATCGCCAACGAGCTCGGCATGAGCTGCGGCCGCGTGGGCACGGCCGGATTCGCCGCGCTCGGCGCACCGGGGGGCTACGACCTGTACCAGATCTACGCCGGCAAGCCCCGCGACCTGTTCGGCACGGACACGGCCAGCCCGGAATTCCGGGCCAAGGTCGAGGCCTTTTTGAAGAAGATAAAAGAGATCGGCGGCGTCCTGAGCCTGTATTCCCACGGCCCGGACGAATTCACCAACGAACAGTGGCAGGCCCTTTTGCCCATGCTGGCCAAGGACAAGGACGTGGCCTACGTGACGCTTCGCGACCTGGCCGCGGCCGTCAAGAAGCTGGCCACCCCGCGCGACGGCCGCTACTACCTGCCCCAGGCCAAGTAG
- a CDS encoding acyltransferase — MSFFPTDSQAPLKPVREPIDADVSARIDVLRAVLIGLIVLCHGGRFLGAQVPFASPFVEWVLTMVNRGPACVAVPLFFAISGYLLLRKLEATPAAYLRLMRTKAVAIGLPFVLFNAIWIAWVFVFGSIPLFGGRSFVLAAGIPQKLLGLGTSPFNYPLWFLRDLLVVFALAPVFLVFYRRLPRAGLLLLAGLWFLESPASEYSLAGFAFAFYAGGYLARRRANLRDTAGWDAAVLPLFALGTALVGLQPWLGLDPYALAAVKKVYQMVGVAAFWCLSRRQWLKGSALLHRVAAMSFFVFLTHEPTVSLLQSRLLAVWTPAGTVGQLVAYPLVGLAAMAGLSLLGWGLSRSLPRLFAVATGAPPRLRFAPAPVPAPVPASKPGTGA; from the coding sequence TTGTCGTTTTTTCCCACCGATTCCCAAGCGCCCCTGAAGCCCGTGCGCGAGCCCATCGACGCCGACGTCTCGGCGCGCATCGACGTGCTGCGCGCCGTGCTCATCGGACTTATCGTCCTGTGTCACGGCGGGCGTTTCCTCGGCGCCCAGGTCCCCTTCGCCTCGCCGTTTGTCGAATGGGTCCTGACCATGGTCAACCGCGGCCCGGCCTGCGTGGCGGTGCCGCTTTTTTTCGCCATCTCGGGCTACCTGCTGCTGCGCAAGCTCGAGGCCACGCCGGCCGCCTACCTGCGGCTTATGCGCACCAAGGCCGTGGCCATCGGCCTGCCCTTCGTGCTTTTTAACGCCATCTGGATCGCCTGGGTGTTCGTCTTCGGCAGCATTCCGCTTTTTGGCGGCCGCTCCTTCGTCCTGGCCGCCGGCATCCCGCAAAAGCTCCTGGGACTGGGCACCTCCCCCTTCAATTATCCGCTCTGGTTTCTGCGCGATTTGCTGGTGGTCTTTGCCCTGGCCCCGGTCTTCCTGGTGTTTTACCGGCGATTGCCCCGGGCCGGGCTGCTGTTGTTGGCGGGGCTGTGGTTTCTGGAGTCCCCGGCCAGCGAATATTCCCTGGCCGGCTTCGCCTTCGCCTTCTACGCCGGGGGCTATCTGGCCAGGCGGCGGGCGAACCTGCGCGACACGGCCGGCTGGGACGCCGCCGTCCTGCCGCTGTTCGCCCTGGGCACGGCCCTGGTGGGGTTGCAGCCCTGGCTGGGGCTCGACCCCTACGCCCTGGCCGCCGTGAAGAAGGTCTATCAGATGGTGGGCGTGGCCGCCTTCTGGTGCCTGTCGCGGCGGCAGTGGCTCAAGGGCAGCGCCTTGCTGCACCGGGTGGCGGCCATGAGCTTTTTCGTCTTCCTCACCCACGAACCCACGGTCAGCCTGCTGCAATCGCGGCTGCTGGCCGTGTGGACGCCGGCCGGGACCGTGGGGCAGCTCGTGGCCTATCCCCTGGTGGGGCTTGCGGCCATGGCCGGGCTCTCGCTGCTGGGCTGGGGGCTGTCGCGGTCGCTGCCACGGTTGTTCGCGGTGGCAACCGGCGCGCCGCCGCGGCTGCGTTTCGCCCCGGCGCCCGTGCCGGCGCCCGTGCCGGCGTCCAAGCCGGGCACCGGGGCGTAG
- a CDS encoding respiratory nitrate reductase subunit gamma, with product MPYASLALGCLPYLTATVLALGLARRLGRWRRAKTPPAPLFPAATSRPAAWAGIGREICLLAGRRATWTWGIAAAWALHAALALMALGHLRVLTDFPRLWARLGLAPQAVDRLADVSGSLLGGVALAAVLLLALRRLASPRLRAITRPGDALTLALLGAVLASGLAMRLAGPVDLGPVRAYFAALARLRPVPLPDVPGFAAHFLLAQALAAALPFSKLLHALGVFPAKAGLVADSGGLPAGT from the coding sequence ATGCCGTATGCCAGCCTCGCCCTGGGCTGCCTGCCCTACCTGACCGCGACCGTCCTGGCCCTGGGCCTGGCCCGCCGCCTGGGCCGCTGGCGGCGGGCCAAAACGCCGCCGGCCCCCCTTTTCCCGGCCGCGACCTCGCGCCCGGCCGCCTGGGCCGGCATCGGCCGCGAAATCTGCCTGCTGGCCGGCCGCCGCGCCACCTGGACCTGGGGCATCGCCGCCGCCTGGGCCCTGCACGCCGCCCTGGCCCTCATGGCCCTGGGGCACCTGCGCGTCCTGACGGATTTCCCCCGGCTGTGGGCGCGCCTTGGCCTGGCTCCCCAGGCCGTGGACCGCCTGGCCGACGTTTCCGGCAGCCTCCTCGGCGGCGTCGCCCTGGCCGCCGTGCTGCTCCTGGCCCTGCGCCGGCTCGCCTCGCCCAGGCTCCGGGCCATCACCCGACCGGGCGACGCCTTGACCCTGGCCCTGCTCGGGGCGGTCCTCGCCTCGGGGCTGGCCATGCGTCTGGCCGGCCCTGTCGACCTCGGCCCGGTGCGGGCCTATTTCGCCGCCCTGGCCCGGTTGCGCCCGGTCCCCCTGCCCGACGTGCCGGGATTCGCCGCCCATTTCCTGCTGGCCCAGGCCCTGGCCGCGGCCCTGCCCTTTTCCAAGCTGCTGCACGCCCTGGGCGTCTTTCCGGCCAAGGCCGGCCTTGTCGCCGATTCCGGCGGCTTGCCGGCCGGGACATAA
- a CDS encoding (Fe-S)-binding protein codes for MHPGLAALDTAKLALARAAVADMDHGPRALQLALDVCLACGRCAEACHVSLADPTRRFLPARRAELLRAPFRHGRGPDAAALRLWMRDFYECSGCRRCAVYCPMGLDNAVLTRKARAVLHALGLTPCRISATQEASEIHGNNEGASEAAIRDIIRFLEGELREEHGAAIRIPLDEPAEVLFATASSEIMARPENLMGCAVFFHLAGIAWTLSSRGFDAANFGLFSGDDDHMRRKNRLLHEACLACGAKRLVIGECGHAYRVARFMGGHTSAPGLPYAVTDIFTVAASVLARGGLRLDKTRNPRPVTYHDPCNFARSGGVMEAPRQVLAACVADFREMTPNREANFCCGGGGGLAVLDTAEGTGRADTFYEFRMKVSGKMKIEQIRATGAALVAAPCFNCLRQIEQLADYHDLPVAVTTVFELFDRAARR; via the coding sequence ATGCATCCCGGACTGGCCGCCCTCGACACGGCCAAACTGGCCCTGGCCCGCGCCGCCGTGGCCGACATGGACCACGGCCCGCGAGCCTTGCAACTGGCCCTGGACGTCTGCCTGGCCTGCGGCCGCTGCGCCGAGGCCTGCCATGTGAGCCTGGCCGACCCGACGCGGCGCTTTCTGCCGGCCAGGCGCGCCGAACTCCTGCGCGCCCCCTTTCGCCACGGCCGAGGGCCGGACGCGGCGGCCCTGCGCCTCTGGATGCGCGATTTCTACGAATGCTCGGGCTGCCGGCGCTGTGCCGTCTATTGCCCCATGGGCCTGGACAACGCGGTCCTCACCCGCAAGGCCCGGGCCGTTCTCCACGCCCTGGGCCTGACCCCCTGCCGCATCAGCGCCACCCAGGAGGCGTCGGAGATCCACGGCAACAACGAAGGCGCCTCCGAGGCGGCCATCCGCGACATCATCCGCTTCCTGGAGGGGGAATTGCGCGAGGAGCACGGCGCGGCCATCCGCATTCCCCTCGACGAACCGGCCGAGGTCCTGTTCGCCACGGCCTCGAGCGAGATCATGGCCCGGCCGGAAAACCTCATGGGCTGCGCCGTCTTTTTCCATCTGGCCGGCATCGCCTGGACCCTGTCCAGCCGGGGATTCGACGCGGCCAATTTCGGGCTTTTCTCCGGCGACGACGACCACATGCGCCGCAAGAACCGGCTGCTCCACGAGGCCTGCCTGGCCTGCGGCGCCAAGCGCCTGGTCATCGGCGAGTGCGGCCACGCCTACCGGGTGGCCCGGTTCATGGGCGGCCACACCAGCGCGCCGGGCCTGCCCTACGCCGTGACCGACATCTTCACCGTCGCGGCGAGCGTCCTGGCCCGGGGCGGCCTCCGCCTGGACAAAACGCGAAACCCCCGGCCCGTGACCTACCACGATCCCTGCAACTTCGCCCGCAGCGGCGGCGTGATGGAGGCGCCGCGACAGGTGCTGGCCGCCTGCGTGGCCGATTTCCGGGAGATGACGCCCAACCGCGAGGCCAATTTCTGCTGCGGCGGCGGAGGCGGGCTGGCCGTGCTGGATACCGCCGAGGGCACCGGCCGGGCGGACACCTTCTACGAATTCCGCATGAAGGTGTCCGGGAAGATGAAGATCGAGCAGATCCGGGCCACGGGCGCGGCCCTCGTGGCCGCGCCCTGCTTCAACTGCCTGCGCCAGATCGAGCAGCTGGCCGACTACCACGACCTGCCCGTGGCCGTGACCACGGTCTTCGAGCTCTTCGACCGGGCGGCGCGCCGTTGA